A section of the Prevotella melaninogenica genome encodes:
- a CDS encoding PD-(D/E)XK nuclease family protein — MNTFLEHVAVDLLNKYGNDMAHIAVVFPNKRAALFLNQALARLADGPVWSPAYITISDFFRQHSELTIADPIKSICDLYKSYVEVTGNTNETLDHFYGWGQLLLADFDDIDKNMADAEMVFSNISNLKELDDISYLSDEQKAELRRFFANFDYNPEGLRERFITLWDKLNDIYNNFRQKLRDQKLAYEGMLYRDVVENAKIEAQYEHYIFIGFNVLQKVEQLLFKRFLKEEKASFYWDYDRYYMKSTNEAGNYIRRWLDIFPNALPNDNDELYDNLGKEKEINIISAPTENLQARYITEWLRENERYKDGKRTAIVLCDEHLLQTVIHCIPDEVDTLNVTTGYPLQQTPIASMVTQLWALQTEGYSVQEQSYRLHYVNRVLRHPYGKYLTPKVAEIIERLNSERQFYVKPKEGSIFEYHPSDKQNLQALVSWLAETIRFIGMNGADDKDPLFEESVFRMYTLLIRLSELMVNGDLDADKIIFRRLLTQLIAATSIPFHGEPARGVQVMGVLETRNLDFDHVLVLSCNEGNMPKGIDDASFIPHLIRKAYELTTIDNKISIYSYYFHSMIQRAKDVTFLYNNSTQGSHTGEMSRFILQLMVEWNHPIHRLTLQAGQEPMRCEAEEVEKNEAVLKRLDEISYFSPTAINTYITCQLKYYFKYIAGINELDEIDVDDVDNRMFGNIFHTAAQLMYEKLLPREVITTKNIDYLLKTGKSTQSLTSGNAELTLDDIVDEAFATELFHQQRGVRKHPKLNGLQLINREVIIKYLHQLLRIDQRSAPLRVIGHEFPVKRSLTINVNGLDKQIETGGRIDRLDEIFVDNDIARLRVVDYKTGGKAAESLKCVDDMFNPKFLSKKSDYTMQAMLYSLIEAKDDSEHNPNHRAVSPALLFIQHAGSDDYTPVLSIDNEEVTDVTVYEEDFLRNLTEKLEEIHNPNIAFAPTDNTDSCKYCPYKQMCGR, encoded by the coding sequence ATGAATACATTTCTCGAACACGTTGCAGTTGATTTGTTGAATAAATATGGTAATGACATGGCACATATAGCTGTGGTCTTTCCTAATAAACGTGCTGCCTTATTTTTGAATCAAGCATTAGCTCGACTGGCTGATGGTCCTGTATGGAGTCCTGCATATATTACTATTTCTGACTTCTTTCGTCAACATTCAGAACTAACAATTGCTGATCCTATTAAAAGTATTTGTGACCTCTATAAGAGTTATGTTGAGGTTACAGGCAATACGAATGAAACCTTAGACCATTTCTATGGATGGGGGCAACTGCTCTTAGCCGATTTCGATGATATCGATAAAAATATGGCGGATGCCGAGATGGTGTTCTCTAATATTAGTAATCTTAAAGAGTTAGATGATATTAGCTATCTTAGTGATGAACAGAAGGCTGAGTTGCGCCGTTTCTTCGCTAATTTCGATTATAACCCAGAGGGGCTTAGAGAACGTTTTATAACTCTTTGGGATAAGTTGAATGATATATATAATAATTTTAGGCAAAAACTTAGAGATCAAAAGCTTGCATACGAGGGTATGCTTTATCGTGATGTGGTAGAGAATGCGAAGATAGAAGCACAATATGAACACTATATTTTTATCGGTTTCAACGTACTTCAGAAGGTTGAGCAGCTTCTCTTTAAACGCTTCTTAAAGGAGGAAAAGGCAAGTTTCTATTGGGATTATGACCGATATTATATGAAGTCTACTAATGAAGCGGGTAACTATATTCGTCGTTGGCTTGATATATTCCCCAATGCTTTACCAAACGATAACGATGAATTGTACGATAATTTAGGTAAAGAGAAGGAAATAAATATTATCTCTGCCCCTACTGAGAACTTACAAGCACGTTATATCACCGAGTGGTTGCGAGAGAATGAAAGATATAAAGATGGTAAGCGTACAGCAATTGTTCTTTGTGATGAACATCTGTTGCAGACCGTTATTCATTGTATACCTGATGAAGTCGATACTCTGAATGTCACAACGGGTTATCCGTTACAACAAACCCCGATTGCATCGATGGTTACGCAGCTTTGGGCATTACAGACAGAAGGTTATTCTGTGCAAGAGCAGAGTTATAGACTTCATTATGTAAACAGAGTGTTACGTCACCCTTATGGAAAGTATTTAACACCTAAAGTTGCCGAAATCATCGAACGATTGAATAGTGAACGGCAGTTTTATGTGAAGCCAAAAGAAGGCTCAATCTTTGAATACCATCCAAGTGATAAGCAGAACCTACAAGCATTAGTTAGTTGGTTAGCAGAAACTATCCGTTTCATCGGCATGAATGGTGCAGACGATAAAGATCCACTCTTTGAAGAGTCTGTTTTCCGTATGTACACCTTGCTCATACGTTTGTCTGAGCTGATGGTAAATGGTGATTTGGATGCAGATAAGATAATCTTTCGTCGACTTTTAACACAGCTTATTGCTGCTACAAGTATCCCTTTTCATGGTGAACCAGCACGTGGTGTACAAGTGATGGGCGTTCTTGAGACGCGTAATCTCGATTTTGATCATGTACTTGTGCTCTCTTGTAACGAAGGAAATATGCCAAAAGGGATAGATGATGCTTCATTTATACCTCATCTTATACGAAAGGCATACGAGTTAACAACAATTGATAATAAGATTTCCATCTATAGCTACTATTTCCATAGTATGATTCAGCGGGCAAAGGATGTTACTTTCCTTTATAATAACTCCACACAAGGTAGTCATACTGGAGAGATGAGTCGTTTCATTTTACAGTTGATGGTAGAATGGAATCACCCAATTCATCGACTAACTTTGCAAGCAGGACAAGAGCCAATGCGCTGTGAAGCCGAAGAGGTTGAAAAGAATGAAGCTGTGCTGAAAAGACTCGATGAAATCAGTTATTTCTCACCAACTGCTATTAATACATATATAACTTGTCAACTAAAGTATTACTTTAAATATATTGCAGGTATAAATGAACTCGATGAAATTGATGTTGATGATGTTGATAATCGAATGTTTGGTAATATTTTTCATACTGCAGCACAGCTTATGTATGAAAAGTTATTGCCGAGAGAAGTCATTACTACCAAGAATATAGATTATTTGTTGAAGACAGGAAAGAGTACCCAGTCTCTCACATCAGGGAATGCTGAACTTACATTGGATGATATCGTTGACGAGGCATTTGCTACTGAACTATTTCATCAACAACGAGGAGTAAGAAAACATCCAAAGCTCAATGGACTGCAACTTATCAATCGTGAAGTAATTATAAAGTATCTTCATCAATTATTGCGTATTGATCAGCGTTCTGCCCCATTACGTGTGATTGGGCATGAGTTTCCTGTTAAACGCTCATTGACAATTAATGTGAATGGATTAGATAAGCAAATCGAAACTGGTGGACGTATTGACCGTTTGGACGAGATATTTGTTGATAATGATATTGCACGCTTGCGTGTTGTAGACTATAAGACTGGTGGTAAAGCTGCGGAGTCACTGAAATGTGTTGATGATATGTTTAATCCAAAATTTTTAAGTAAAAAGAGTGACTATACAATGCAGGCGATGCTATACAGTCTTATTGAAGCAAAGGACGATTCAGAACACAATCCAAATCATCGTGCCGTTAGTCCTGCTTTGCTCTTTATTCAACATGCAGGTAGTGATGACTATACCCCGGTACTGTCAATAGATAATGAGGAAGTTACGGATGTCACTGTATATGAAGAGGATTTTCTTAGAAATCTCACGGAGAAGCTCGAAGAAATACATAATCCTAATATAGCTTTTGCTCCAACAGATAATACTGATAGTTGTAAATACTGTCCTTATAAACAGATGTGTGGACGATAA
- a CDS encoding ATP-dependent helicase, producing the protein MIYQDKEETILSALNESQREAVEYCTGPSLVIAGAGSGKTRVLTYKIAYLLNKGLAPWNILALTFTNKAAREMKERIAQITTAKDAQHLYMGTFHSIFARILRREGEAIGFGSNFTIYDENDSRSLIKSIVKALDLDEKIYKPAAVHNFISMAKNHLITAAEYAEDRAAIERDRSARMPAIHMIYKAYEARCRQANAMDFDDILLYTFLLFRNNKEIREKYGQQFEYILVDEYQDTNYAQVSIISQLAETHRRICVVGDDYQSIYSFRGANIDNILDFKHKFEDAKLFKLERNYRSTQLIVQAANSLMKHNERQIPKDVFSKEAEGNKILYKPCYSDREEAMVVANELKRIKRNDDCDYGNFAILYRTNAQSRSFEDEFRKQGIPYKIIGGLSFYQRKEIKDIIAYFRLVSNPDDEEAFRRIINYPTRGIGNTTVQKIIDCAQQNSVSLWETILNPIQYGLDVNKGTMTKLFAFRTLISGFIKNVALKDAYELGKEIIEESGVSADIRSGNEPEDLARRENLEEFMSAMQGFVDSGREEGREENVYLTDYLQEVALYTDADKEDDDTPKVTLMTIHAAKGLEFPTVFVVGLEENIFPSPMSASSKREIEEERRLLYVAITRAERHCILTNAKNRFRYGSMQIDNPSRFLNDFDPALIHVEDEANSTFGGERRKMPWDEDNSSRSTWGRNRSEDNFREYEPNKAYTGSRPWGQEYRQMGSRWQNSNPVASQFRADPKPKITERKRPETAVDPLSERTKRRLIAEGGNFKRLSSAMTNGGRTLSTESSSLSSVSSVASIGGLSVGVMIEHQRFGIGKVLNLEGSGENAKATVEFRNAGTKQLLLKFAKFKVIG; encoded by the coding sequence ATGATATATCAAGATAAGGAAGAGACAATTCTCTCTGCACTAAACGAGAGCCAGCGTGAGGCTGTTGAGTATTGTACAGGGCCATCATTGGTTATTGCTGGTGCAGGTTCGGGTAAGACACGTGTGCTTACCTATAAGATTGCCTACCTACTTAATAAAGGCTTAGCCCCATGGAATATCCTTGCACTTACGTTTACGAACAAAGCTGCAAGAGAGATGAAGGAACGTATCGCCCAGATAACAACTGCTAAAGATGCGCAACATCTTTATATGGGAACGTTCCATTCCATCTTTGCACGTATCCTACGTCGTGAAGGAGAGGCTATCGGCTTTGGAAGTAATTTCACGATTTATGATGAAAATGACTCTCGTTCACTTATTAAGAGTATTGTAAAAGCCTTAGACCTTGACGAAAAAATCTATAAACCAGCCGCAGTGCATAACTTTATCTCAATGGCAAAGAACCATCTTATCACAGCTGCAGAATATGCAGAAGACCGTGCTGCCATTGAGCGTGACCGAAGTGCGCGTATGCCTGCTATCCACATGATTTACAAAGCATACGAAGCAAGATGTCGTCAGGCAAATGCAATGGACTTTGACGATATTCTACTTTATACCTTCTTGCTCTTCCGTAACAATAAAGAGATTAGAGAGAAGTACGGACAACAGTTTGAATATATCTTGGTAGACGAGTATCAAGACACAAACTATGCACAGGTAAGTATCATCAGCCAGTTGGCTGAAACACATCGACGCATCTGCGTTGTGGGGGATGACTATCAGAGCATCTATTCTTTCCGTGGTGCTAACATTGACAATATTCTTGACTTCAAACATAAGTTTGAAGATGCAAAACTGTTTAAGTTAGAGCGCAATTACCGCTCAACACAACTCATCGTACAGGCTGCTAACTCGTTGATGAAACACAACGAACGTCAGATTCCGAAGGATGTATTTTCTAAAGAAGCTGAAGGAAACAAGATTCTCTATAAACCTTGCTATAGTGATAGGGAAGAGGCTATGGTTGTTGCGAATGAACTGAAGCGTATCAAACGCAATGATGATTGTGATTATGGCAACTTTGCCATTCTCTACCGTACGAATGCACAGAGTCGTTCTTTCGAGGATGAATTCCGCAAACAAGGTATACCTTACAAGATTATTGGTGGACTTTCTTTCTATCAACGTAAGGAAATCAAAGATATCATCGCATATTTCCGCCTGGTTTCTAACCCTGATGATGAAGAAGCTTTCCGTCGTATCATTAATTATCCGACACGTGGAATTGGCAATACGACTGTTCAAAAGATTATTGATTGTGCCCAGCAAAATTCTGTTTCATTATGGGAAACTATCCTCAATCCTATACAATATGGATTAGATGTCAACAAGGGTACAATGACAAAGCTTTTTGCTTTCAGAACACTTATCAGTGGATTTATTAAGAATGTAGCACTGAAAGATGCATACGAGCTTGGAAAAGAGATTATTGAAGAGAGTGGGGTAAGTGCTGATATCCGTTCAGGGAATGAACCAGAGGACTTGGCTCGTCGAGAGAACTTGGAAGAGTTTATGTCGGCTATGCAGGGCTTTGTTGATTCAGGACGCGAAGAAGGTCGTGAAGAAAATGTCTATCTTACTGACTACCTCCAGGAAGTAGCATTATACACAGATGCTGATAAGGAAGACGATGACACCCCAAAAGTGACATTGATGACAATTCACGCAGCAAAGGGATTGGAATTCCCAACAGTGTTTGTCGTTGGATTGGAGGAAAATATATTCCCAAGTCCAATGTCGGCAAGTTCAAAACGTGAGATAGAAGAAGAGAGAAGATTACTCTATGTGGCTATAACACGTGCCGAGCGGCATTGTATATTGACGAATGCAAAGAATCGTTTTCGTTATGGATCAATGCAAATTGATAACCCAAGTCGTTTCTTAAATGATTTCGACCCCGCACTAATTCATGTAGAAGATGAGGCAAATAGTACTTTTGGAGGTGAACGACGTAAGATGCCTTGGGACGAGGACAATAGCTCAAGAAGCACTTGGGGACGTAATCGTTCAGAAGATAATTTCCGTGAATACGAGCCAAACAAAGCATATACTGGTAGCAGACCTTGGGGACAAGAATATCGTCAAATGGGCTCGAGATGGCAGAATTCAAATCCTGTTGCAAGCCAATTTCGTGCTGACCCAAAGCCAAAGATAACTGAACGCAAACGCCCAGAAACTGCTGTAGACCCACTGTCAGAACGTACAAAACGTAGATTAATAGCAGAAGGAGGAAACTTTAAGCGCTTATCTTCTGCTATGACGAATGGCGGTAGAACATTATCAACCGAGAGTTCTTCATTATCTTCGGTTTCATCGGTAGCTTCAATAGGTGGGCTTAGTGTTGGTGTAATGATTGAACATCAACGCTTTGGTATTGGTAAGGTGTTAAATCTTGAAGGTTCTGGGGAAAATGCTAAGGCAACAGTTGAGTTCCGTAATGCAGGAACAAAACAGCTACTCCTGAAGTTTGCTAAGTTTAAGGTTATTGGTTAA
- the mtgA gene encoding monofunctional biosynthetic peptidoglycan transglycosylase, with amino-acid sequence MFKKIFKVIRWVLSLTFISTILAVVVYRFIPVYFTPLMISRCFEQIGKGESVKLYHEWIPLEKMPKSMPVAVMASEDQRFLTHHGFDYQAIEKAAEDHLKKGKKLRGGSTISQQTAKNVFLWQGRSWIRKGLEVYFTFLIETLWSKQRIMEVYLNSIEMGDGIYGVEACAEQNFGMEASQLSRRDCALIAATLPNPRRFSSKNPGPYMRKRIGQIEHQMTFMPAFPKEH; translated from the coding sequence ATGTTCAAGAAGATTTTTAAAGTGATAAGATGGGTATTATCCCTAACCTTCATCTCCACAATATTGGCGGTAGTAGTCTATCGCTTTATCCCTGTATACTTTACCCCTCTGATGATTAGCCGTTGCTTTGAGCAGATTGGTAAAGGAGAATCTGTGAAACTATACCATGAATGGATTCCATTAGAGAAAATGCCAAAATCAATGCCTGTAGCGGTAATGGCAAGTGAGGACCAGCGTTTTCTTACACATCATGGTTTTGACTATCAGGCTATTGAGAAAGCAGCCGAAGACCACCTAAAAAAAGGTAAGAAGCTACGTGGTGGCTCTACAATCTCTCAGCAAACGGCAAAGAATGTCTTTCTGTGGCAGGGACGCTCGTGGATAAGAAAAGGATTAGAGGTTTATTTCACTTTCCTCATAGAAACACTATGGAGCAAACAGCGTATCATGGAGGTTTATCTAAACTCTATTGAGATGGGCGATGGAATCTATGGTGTTGAAGCATGCGCTGAACAGAATTTCGGTATGGAGGCAAGCCAACTTAGTCGAAGAGATTGTGCACTCATAGCAGCGACATTACCTAACCCACGCCGCTTCTCCTCAAAGAACCCTGGACCTTATATGCGCAAGAGAATAGGACAGATTGAACACCAGATGACTTTTATGCCTGCTTTCCCAAAAGAGCATTAA
- the htpG gene encoding molecular chaperone HtpG, with product MQKGNIGVTTENIFPVIKKFLYSDHDIFLREMVSNAVDATQKLKTLSATGDFKGELGDLSVRVSLDEKAGTLTISDRGIGMTAEEIEKYINQIAFSGVNDFLEKYQDKAEAIIGHFGLGFYSSFMVAKKVEIITKSYKEGSKAVKWSCDGSPEYTLEDAEKEDRGSDIVLYIDDDCKEFLQKSKIEELLNKYCKFMAVPVVFGKKTEWKDGKMVDTEEDNVINSVEPLWVKAPSGLKDEDYKSFYRTLFPMNDEPLFWIHLNVDYPFNLTGILYFPRVKNNIELQRNKIQLYSNQVFVTDQVEGIVPEFLTLLHGVIDSPDIPLNVSRSYLQSDANVKKIATYITKKVADRLQSIFKENRKEFEEKWDDLKLFINYGMLSESDFYERAKDFSLIKDTEGKYFTFEEYNTLVKDNQTDKEGYLVNLYTSNKEEQYSYIEAAKQKGYSVIDASGQLDVPLLSMLEQKQEKTRYVRVDSDIVDRIIQKEDTPKNNLSADETDNLSEAFRSQIPAIEKADFTVDVQSLGESFQPVLVTQNEYMRRMKEMSQFQQGMGFYAQLPDSYNLVLNADHPLVKKVLDDVTANTAEELKPIASELKGQEARLAALHQSQDSKKAEELTQEEKDDMQNTQKTVSELQDKKKAIVAAYAKGNDIVHQLIDLALLQNGMLQGAALDKFLKRSISLIK from the coding sequence ATGCAAAAAGGAAATATCGGGGTTACAACTGAGAACATCTTCCCCGTTATCAAAAAGTTCTTATATTCAGATCATGACATCTTCTTGCGTGAGATGGTGTCAAATGCTGTTGATGCTACTCAGAAACTGAAGACCCTTTCTGCAACAGGTGACTTCAAAGGCGAGTTGGGTGATTTGAGTGTTCGTGTTAGTTTAGATGAAAAGGCAGGGACATTGACTATCAGCGACCGTGGTATCGGTATGACCGCAGAGGAGATAGAAAAGTACATTAACCAGATTGCATTCTCTGGTGTCAATGACTTCCTTGAGAAGTATCAGGACAAGGCAGAGGCTATAATCGGTCATTTTGGTCTTGGATTCTATTCTTCTTTCATGGTGGCTAAGAAGGTTGAGATTATTACAAAGAGCTATAAAGAGGGTAGCAAGGCTGTGAAATGGAGCTGTGATGGTAGCCCAGAATATACACTTGAAGACGCTGAGAAGGAAGATCGTGGTAGCGATATTGTTCTTTATATCGACGATGATTGCAAGGAATTCCTGCAGAAATCAAAGATTGAAGAACTGCTAAACAAGTATTGTAAGTTTATGGCAGTTCCTGTTGTCTTTGGTAAGAAGACTGAGTGGAAAGACGGAAAAATGGTTGACACAGAGGAAGATAATGTTATCAATAGCGTTGAACCTTTGTGGGTAAAGGCTCCATCTGGACTGAAAGATGAAGACTACAAGAGCTTCTATCGTACTCTCTTTCCAATGAATGACGAACCATTGTTCTGGATTCATCTGAACGTTGACTACCCATTCAACCTCACGGGTATTCTTTATTTCCCACGTGTTAAGAATAATATCGAACTGCAACGTAATAAGATTCAGCTCTATAGCAATCAGGTATTCGTGACCGATCAGGTTGAGGGTATTGTACCAGAGTTCCTCACATTGCTTCATGGTGTTATTGATTCTCCAGATATTCCTCTGAACGTGAGCCGTAGCTACTTACAAAGTGATGCGAATGTGAAGAAGATTGCAACTTATATCACTAAGAAAGTTGCGGACAGACTACAGAGTATTTTCAAGGAAAATCGTAAGGAGTTTGAGGAGAAATGGGATGATCTAAAGCTCTTCATCAACTACGGAATGCTTTCTGAATCAGATTTCTACGAGCGTGCAAAGGACTTCTCTCTTATCAAGGATACCGAAGGTAAGTACTTTACCTTTGAGGAGTATAACACACTCGTTAAGGACAATCAGACCGACAAGGAGGGTTATCTTGTAAACCTTTATACAAGTAACAAGGAAGAGCAATACAGCTATATTGAGGCTGCAAAGCAGAAGGGTTATAGTGTTATTGATGCAAGCGGACAATTGGATGTACCATTGCTTTCAATGCTTGAGCAGAAGCAGGAGAAGACACGCTACGTACGTGTTGACTCTGATATCGTTGACCGTATTATTCAAAAGGAGGATACTCCAAAGAATAATCTGTCAGCAGATGAAACTGACAATTTGTCAGAGGCTTTCCGTTCACAGATTCCTGCTATCGAAAAAGCAGACTTCACAGTTGACGTACAGTCACTCGGAGAATCTTTCCAGCCAGTTCTTGTAACACAGAACGAGTATATGCGCCGTATGAAGGAGATGAGTCAGTTCCAGCAGGGAATGGGTTTCTATGCTCAGCTGCCTGATTCTTATAACCTCGTTCTTAATGCTGACCACCCATTAGTAAAGAAGGTTCTTGACGATGTCACTGCTAACACTGCAGAGGAATTGAAGCCTATAGCAAGCGAGCTAAAGGGACAGGAGGCACGTTTGGCAGCTTTGCATCAGTCACAAGATAGCAAGAAAGCTGAGGAACTGACACAGGAGGAGAAGGACGATATGCAGAATACTCAGAAGACTGTTTCTGAACTTCAGGACAAGAAGAAAGCTATTGTTGCAGCATACGCTAAGGGTAATGATATTGTTCATCAACTCATCGACTTGGCATTGCTACAAAATGGTATGCTTCAGGGTGCAGCACTCGATAAGTTCCTTAAGCGTTCTATCAGTCTGATTAAGTAA
- a CDS encoding aminoacyl-histidine dipeptidase has product MANVELKPACVFEQFAKINQIPRPSKHEEQMISYLQEFAKERNLEVKVDKVGNVLISKPATKGMENVPTVVLQSHMDMVCDKLVDIEFDFHKDAIQTYVDGEWLHAKGTTLGADDGIGMAYELAILDSNDIEHGPIECLFTRDEETGLTGAFGLEAGFMTGNYLINLDSEDEGQIFVSCAGGNSTTAVFNFERENAPEGYFFMEASLKGLVGGHSGDDINKKRANAIKLLARFLYAEQAKMDLRLSYWNSGKLHNAIPRDGKVLFAVPSANKETVKADWNIFSAEVEDEFHVTDTAMVWNLESADAAPVMPKQISHNVILALQALDNGPLTNCQDEALAYMVETSSNVASIQTEENKLTVVSSQRSNVMSNLANMTNTVRACFELAGAEIVVDDSYPAWKMNPNSELVHVAVEQYKNIFGKEPLVLGIHAGLECGLFSEKYPHLDMISFGPTLRYVHTPDECLLIPTVQMVWDHLLAVLKNIK; this is encoded by the coding sequence ATGGCAAATGTAGAATTAAAACCTGCTTGTGTCTTTGAGCAGTTCGCTAAAATCAATCAAATACCACGCCCATCTAAGCATGAAGAGCAGATGATTAGTTATTTACAAGAGTTTGCTAAGGAGCGCAATCTTGAAGTAAAGGTTGACAAAGTTGGCAATGTACTTATCTCTAAGCCTGCAACAAAAGGTATGGAGAATGTACCAACTGTTGTTCTCCAGAGCCACATGGACATGGTATGTGACAAACTCGTTGATATAGAATTTGATTTCCATAAGGATGCTATTCAGACCTATGTTGATGGCGAGTGGCTTCATGCAAAGGGTACAACACTCGGTGCTGATGATGGTATTGGTATGGCTTATGAGTTGGCTATCCTTGACTCTAATGATATTGAGCACGGACCTATCGAATGTCTCTTTACACGTGATGAAGAAACAGGCCTAACTGGTGCTTTCGGCTTAGAGGCTGGTTTCATGACAGGAAACTATCTCATCAACCTTGATTCTGAAGATGAAGGTCAAATCTTTGTAAGTTGTGCGGGGGGTAATAGTACAACAGCGGTATTCAACTTTGAGCGTGAGAATGCACCAGAGGGTTATTTCTTTATGGAAGCAAGTTTGAAGGGTCTTGTTGGCGGTCACTCTGGTGATGACATCAATAAGAAACGTGCTAATGCTATCAAACTCCTTGCTCGTTTCCTCTATGCGGAGCAGGCTAAGATGGACCTTCGTTTGAGCTATTGGAATTCAGGTAAGTTACACAATGCTATCCCACGTGATGGTAAGGTGCTCTTCGCTGTTCCTTCAGCTAACAAAGAGACTGTTAAGGCAGATTGGAATATCTTTAGTGCAGAGGTGGAGGACGAGTTCCATGTTACAGACACAGCAATGGTATGGAACCTTGAGAGTGCAGATGCCGCTCCAGTTATGCCAAAGCAGATTTCACACAACGTTATCCTTGCTTTGCAGGCACTTGACAATGGTCCATTGACTAATTGTCAGGATGAAGCCTTGGCTTACATGGTTGAAACATCAAGCAATGTTGCAAGCATACAGACAGAGGAGAATAAATTAACAGTTGTCTCTTCACAGCGTTCAAACGTAATGAGCAACTTGGCAAATATGACCAACACTGTTCGTGCATGTTTTGAGTTGGCTGGTGCAGAGATTGTTGTTGATGACAGCTATCCTGCATGGAAGATGAATCCTAACTCAGAGTTAGTACACGTTGCTGTTGAACAGTACAAGAATATCTTTGGTAAGGAACCACTTGTTCTTGGTATTCATGCTGGTCTTGAGTGCGGTCTCTTCTCTGAGAAATATCCACATTTAGATATGATTAGCTTTGGTCCAACACTTCGTTATGTCCATACACCAGACGAGTGCCTCCTTATACCTACTGTTCAAATGGTATGGGATCATCTCCTTGCTGTCCTTAAGAATATCAAGTAA
- a CDS encoding OmpH family outer membrane protein, whose protein sequence is MKKSFSKMAVLAMAAFAFVACNNQPVKNDTTASKAETSTAAPAANSQKVAYVEIDSIMSQYTYWKDVTKLVKAKEANIQRTLAGKQKAIQAAAANFQQNIQANKYTQAQAQQIQASIQKQAQDADALQQRLGAEYQNEVAKYNKALSDSVHNYLKEYNKDKKYSIILAKSGDNILYADPAYNITEDVVKGMNQAYKGMKK, encoded by the coding sequence ATGAAGAAATCATTTAGCAAAATGGCAGTGCTTGCAATGGCAGCATTCGCTTTTGTTGCATGTAACAATCAGCCAGTGAAGAATGACACAACTGCAAGCAAGGCTGAAACTTCTACAGCTGCTCCAGCTGCAAATAGTCAGAAAGTAGCTTATGTAGAGATTGACTCTATCATGAGCCAGTATACTTATTGGAAGGATGTAACTAAACTTGTAAAGGCTAAGGAGGCTAATATTCAGCGTACATTGGCTGGCAAGCAGAAGGCTATTCAGGCAGCTGCTGCTAACTTCCAGCAGAATATTCAGGCAAATAAGTACACACAGGCACAGGCTCAGCAGATTCAGGCAAGCATTCAGAAGCAGGCTCAGGATGCTGATGCATTGCAGCAGCGTCTTGGTGCTGAGTATCAGAACGAGGTTGCTAAGTATAACAAAGCTCTCTCTGACAGCGTGCATAACTATCTGAAGGAGTATAATAAGGATAAGAAGTATAGTATCATTCTTGCTAAGAGTGGTGATAATATCCTTTATGCTGATCCTGCTTACAATATTACAGAGGATGTTGTTAAAGGAATGAACCAGGCTTACAAGGGTATGAAGAAGTAA